The stretch of DNA GCCGCCGGCGCCGCCGAATGCCCGCGAATGGCCGCCCCCCGCGATCGCCAGTAGATTTCCCGGCATGCCCTCCAACGCCTCGCTCCCCATCGCCCGCCCGTCCAAGATCGTGTGTGTGGGGCGCAACTACGCCGAACACGCCAAGGAGATGGGGAACGCGGTTCCCCAGGAACCCCTCATCTTCTTCAAACCGCCGTCCAGCCTCATCGCCGCGGGTGAATCCATCGTCCTCCCATCGATTTCGACCCAGGTGGAGTACGAGGGGGAGATCGGCGTCGTCCTGGGCAAACGGCTGCGCCACGCCACCGAGGCAGACGCCGCGGCCGCCGTCTCGGGCGTCCTGGCGGTGAACGACGTGACGGCGCGCGACCTCCAGCGGTCCGACTCGCAGTGGACCCGCGCCAAGGGGTTCGACACCTTCTGTCCCGTGGGCCCCGTCGCCGCGCCGCCGGCCGACCTGTCTGCCCTCTCGGTGGTCACCCGCGTCAACGGCCAGGAACGCCAGCGCGCGTCGGCCAGCGACATGGTATTCACGATTCCGGTCCTGCTGGCGTATATCTCACGGGTGATGACGCTCGAACCCGGCGATCTGGTGCTCACCGGCACGCCGTCGGGCGTCGGGACCCTTGCCCCCGGTGACGAGGTAGAAGTGGAAGTGCCGGGCTTCAGCCGGATCCGCAACCCTGTGAACAAGGATCGCTAGTGCCAAAGCTCGCCGACCGTCTGGTCACACTCCCCGAGTACGTGCTGGCGCGCGTACCTCAGCGCAAGCGCGAACTGCTCGCGCAGGGCGTGGATGTGATCGACCTCGGACCCGGCGACGCCGACCTCATGCCGCCGCCCGCCGCACTCGCCCGCCTGGCCGAAGCCGCGGCCATCCCCTCCATGAACCGCTACGCGTTCGGCGTGGGGCTCATGGACTTCCGCGAGGCGGTCACCACGTGGATGGCCAAGCGCTTCGGTTTGCAGTTCGATCCGCTCACCGAGATCGTGCCGCTCATCGGCAGCAAGGAGGGCATCTCCCACCTTGCCATGGCGTACGTGGATCCGGGGCAGACCACGATCGTCCCCGAGCCGGGCTACAACTCGTACGCCGGCGGCACGCGGCTGGCCGGCGGCGTGCCGTACCGGTACGCGCTCACCCCGCGCACCAACTTCCTGGTGGATCTGGACGACGTGCCGGCCGACGTGCTGCGCCGCGCCCGCATCGTGTACCTCAACTACCCCAACAACCCCACCGGCGCCATCGCGCCGCGCGACTACCTCGAGCGCACGGTGCGCCGCTGCCGCGAACTCGATCTCCTGCTGGTGTACGACAACGCCTACTCCGAGCTGGCGTTCGACGGCTACGTGCCGCCCAGCATCTTCGAGATCGACGGCGCGCGCGACGTGGCCATCGAATTCCATTCGATGTCCAAGACGTACAACATGACGGGATGGCGCTGCGGGTGGGCGGTAGCCAAGCCGGAGATCGCGTCCGTGCTGGCCAAGGTCAAGACGTTCGTGGACACGGGCGGGTTCATGGCGGTGCAGGCCGCCGCCGTGGCGGCCATCGAGAGCTACGACGACTTCGTGCCGCGCAACGTGGCCGTGTTCAAGGAGCGGCGCGATGCGGCCGTGCGCGCGTTCCGTGACGCCGGCTTCACCTGCGAGACGCCGCGGGCCACGATGTACCTCTGGATTCCGCTGCCCGAGGGCCTGCCGAGCGCGCAGTTTGCCGAGCGTCTCATGGAAGACGAGGGCGTGATCGTGCTGCCGGGCTCGGGTTTCGGCGAGGGCGGTGAAGGGTTCTTTCGCATCTCGTTCATCACGTCGCCCCAACGCCTGGCCGAAGCGGCCCGCCGCGCCGGACGCGTGTTGCAGTCGCTCACGGCTGGTGTGGCGTGAACCTCCTGCCCAAGCGCCCGCGCTCCACGGGCTCGCTGGTCGCTTCGGTCGCCATCCACGTGGTCATCGTGCTGGTGATGGCGCAGATGATCTTCCGCTATCCGCTCGGCATCCTGCTCGGCGGCTTCTCCTCGGAGCGGCACATCACGCCCGAGGACATCCACTTCGTCCGCGTGTCGCCGCCGCCGCCGGCGTCGTCCTCGGCGCCCACCACGCGCGCCAGCAAGCCCGCGCCCAGGGGCGGAGCGCCGGCGCCGCTGATCGCGCCCACCACCATCCCCACCACGGTCGTCCCGCCGCTGCCCAAGGCCCAAGCGCCGGCTGAAGCGGCGGGCGGCACCGGGAACGGATTGGGCGTCACCGGCGGGGCGGGGGTGGCCACGGGCGTGATCCCGGCGCTGCCCGACAAGCGGATCCGCGTGTCGGCGCCATACTTCGAGGCGCCGGTCAAGACGCCGGCCGAGAAGATCGACAGCATCGTCAACGAACTGTACGGCGTGATGCTCGATTCAGCCGAGGCCGCGGGGCACCAGCGCAAGCCGGGCGACTGGACGGTGACCACCAAGGACGGCAAGAAGTACGGCTGGGATCAGCAGGGCATCCAGTTGGGCAAGTTCATGATCCCCAACGCGCTGTTCGCGCTGCTGCCGCTCAAGATCCAGGCCAACCCCACGCTGAATTCGCGCTACACGGATCAGCTCCGCGCCGACGTGCTGTTCCAGGGCCGTCTGTCGATCACGGAGGACGAATTCCGCGCCGCGGTCAAGCGCATCCGGGAGCGCAACGAGAAGATCCACGAGGAGCACGAGAAGGCGCGGGAGAAGGCCGACTCGTCGTCGCACTGAGCGCGTTCACCGCTCGCCGTTCATCGCGAGTTGCGCGCCGGGCGGGCAACATCCAGAACCCAGAATTGCGACAGGATGCTCCGGGTGGGACGGATGCTCCGGATCGAACTGACCAGGGGGGCTTGAGGGGAGATCTGTGCGCCAGCGGCACGCATCTCCCCTCAAAGCCCCCCTGCTTTTCATCCGGAGCATCCGTCCAATCCGGAGCATCCTGTCAGCAACCCTGCGATCCTGATGCCCATCGCGCGCGACAATCCGGAACGGTCGCGATCTCCGGGCGAACTCCACGCGATCTACGCCGCGCCGTTCTCGCTCTCGAGCGCTGGTGGCTCGGGCTCCTTCTCCACATACGGCCGGAACACCCCGCACACCACGCCGAGGATCGCGAAGTCGTCACTCGGACCCACCTCAATCGGGCGCTCGGCCGCCGTGGTGGCCTCGAGCACGATCGTCGCCCCGCGATGGGTGAGCGTGCGGACCTTGGCCTGGCCCGCCACCCGCGCCGCCACCAGGTCGCCATCCTTGGCGCGCGCCGAGGGTGACACCATCACGTAGTCGTTGGCCAGGATGCCGCGACCGCTCATCGCGTCGTCCGTGGTGCGCAGGTACATCACGTCGTCGCTTGGCAGGAAGCGGCGGTCCATCGTGATGTAGCGCTCGGCCTTGACGGGGGCGCCGTCGGTGGCTGCGGCCACGGGCACGCACGGCACCGGCTGCGTGGAGCCCGCCGCCGCGAAGCCGAAGATGTGCACGCCTCGCGATCGCGATTCGTCGCGCTGGATGTAGCCCTTGCTCTCCAGCGAGTGCAGCAGGTCCGACACCGTCTTGGTGGACTTGATGCGGAACTTCTTCGCGATCTCGCGAATGCTCGGCTGGTACGTATTCTCGGCGAGAAAGTCGATCA from Gemmatimonadaceae bacterium encodes:
- a CDS encoding aminotransferase class I/II-fold pyridoxal phosphate-dependent enzyme gives rise to the protein MPKLADRLVTLPEYVLARVPQRKRELLAQGVDVIDLGPGDADLMPPPAALARLAEAAAIPSMNRYAFGVGLMDFREAVTTWMAKRFGLQFDPLTEIVPLIGSKEGISHLAMAYVDPGQTTIVPEPGYNSYAGGTRLAGGVPYRYALTPRTNFLVDLDDVPADVLRRARIVYLNYPNNPTGAIAPRDYLERTVRRCRELDLLLVYDNAYSELAFDGYVPPSIFEIDGARDVAIEFHSMSKTYNMTGWRCGWAVAKPEIASVLAKVKTFVDTGGFMAVQAAAVAAIESYDDFVPRNVAVFKERRDAAVRAFRDAGFTCETPRATMYLWIPLPEGLPSAQFAERLMEDEGVIVLPGSGFGEGGEGFFRISFITSPQRLAEAARRAGRVLQSLTAGVA
- the lexA gene encoding transcriptional repressor LexA; the protein is MTEPLTQLERRVYQFLIDFLAENTYQPSIREIAKKFRIKSTKTVSDLLHSLESKGYIQRDESRSRGVHIFGFAAAGSTQPVPCVPVAAATDGAPVKAERYITMDRRFLPSDDVMYLRTTDDAMSGRGILANDYVMVSPSARAKDGDLVAARVAGQAKVRTLTHRGATIVLEATTAAERPIEVGPSDDFAILGVVCGVFRPYVEKEPEPPALESENGAA
- a CDS encoding fumarylacetoacetate hydrolase family protein, whose translation is PPAPPNAREWPPPAIASRFPGMPSNASLPIARPSKIVCVGRNYAEHAKEMGNAVPQEPLIFFKPPSSLIAAGESIVLPSISTQVEYEGEIGVVLGKRLRHATEADAAAAVSGVLAVNDVTARDLQRSDSQWTRAKGFDTFCPVGPVAAPPADLSALSVVTRVNGQERQRASASDMVFTIPVLLAYISRVMTLEPGDLVLTGTPSGVGTLAPGDEVEVEVPGFSRIRNPVNKDR